The Collibacillus ludicampi region TAAATAACAAAATAACTCAAAAGAAGTATGTTTCTTGTGAACATGGGATTTGGATCATCCTTTCGTATTCTTACCGACTTTGATGAACAGACCCATGATCATTCAGGCTTCCGATAGAATCATGGAAGCCGTTTAAGAACATAATGAACAAGGAGGGATGAGATGATTCACGTTTTTCCCGCAGAATCGCGTTTCTCAACCGATCACGGCTGGTTACAAAGCAAATTTAGTTTTTCGTTTGCGGAGTACTATGATCCTAACAATATGAATTTTGGACCTATGCGTGTACTTAACGATGATATTATCCAACCGCAAACAGGTTTTGGTGCCCACCCTCATCGGGAAATGGAGATTGTAACCGTTGTTTTGAAAGGACAATTAAAACATAGTGACAGTGAAGGGAATACCGGTATTTTAAAGCCTGGTGAAGTTCAACGCATGACTGCGGGAACAGGTATCATTCACTCGGAAACGAATCCGTCAGATACGGAAGAATTGCACTTGCTGCAAATGTGGTTTGAACCCAATGTGAGAAGATTACCTCCTTCTTATGAACAGATTGCCTATGATCAGACGCTTTTAAAAAATAATTGGTTACCGATTGTTTCAAATCGTTCAGATCAAAAAGTTGCTCACATTCATCAAGATATGACGATCTATCTTTCCGAACTTGAAGACGGGAAATCGATCACATTCTCACAAGAAAAGAATCGCAAAATTTTTCTTTTCGTCATTGAAGGTGAGCTTGTCCTGAATCAGGAACACAGATTGAAAAGACGCGATTCGGCACGTATTACAGACATCACAAACCTGGACGTGCAAACCGACACAGGATCCTTTTTCATGCTGATTGATCTGCCCTAAATCCGGGAATCTGCACCTTTGAAATGATGCATAATAGCACATAGCTTTCTTAGAAAGAAAAAACCAGAAAGGAAGAATAAAAAATGGCAAAGGTATTATACATTACAGCAAATCCCAAACCCGAGGAACAATCCTATAGTCTGACTGTGGGCAGAGCCTTTTTGGATGCTTATCGCCAAGAGAATCCGAATGATGAAATTATTGAATTGGATCTATACAAAATCGAGATCCCGTTTATTGATACGGATGTGTTCAGCGGTTGGGGTAAACTTCAACAAGGAAAAGCGTTTGACGAGCTTTCTGCAAATGAAAAAGCAAAAGTAAGTGCCATCAATCAATTGACCGATCAGTTTGTGGCTGCGGATAAATATGTATTCGTTACTCCTATGTGGAACTTTAGTGTTCCTCCCAAGATGAAAGCGTACATTGATACTATTTGTATTGCCGGAAAAACGTTTAAATATACTGAAAATGGACCCGTTGGGCTGTTAACAAATAAAAAAGCCGTTCACATTCAAGCGCGTGGTGGTGTTTACTCGG contains the following coding sequences:
- a CDS encoding FMN-dependent NADH-azoreductase — translated: MAKVLYITANPKPEEQSYSLTVGRAFLDAYRQENPNDEIIELDLYKIEIPFIDTDVFSGWGKLQQGKAFDELSANEKAKVSAINQLTDQFVAADKYVFVTPMWNFSVPPKMKAYIDTICIAGKTFKYTENGPVGLLTNKKAVHIQARGGVYSEGPAKEVEFGDRYIRAVLGFLGITDIQSVIAEGMAQMPQEAENIKNRAIERAKEVAKYFARS
- a CDS encoding pirin family protein, whose product is MIHVFPAESRFSTDHGWLQSKFSFSFAEYYDPNNMNFGPMRVLNDDIIQPQTGFGAHPHREMEIVTVVLKGQLKHSDSEGNTGILKPGEVQRMTAGTGIIHSETNPSDTEELHLLQMWFEPNVRRLPPSYEQIAYDQTLLKNNWLPIVSNRSDQKVAHIHQDMTIYLSELEDGKSITFSQEKNRKIFLFVIEGELVLNQEHRLKRRDSARITDITNLDVQTDTGSFFMLIDLP